From Sphingopyxis sp. USTB-05, the proteins below share one genomic window:
- a CDS encoding RcnB family protein — translation MKKMFGGLLIAATILTPIAPAAAQASGERVQIAQRGDRGDRGPRGPEVRRGGGNGDGQARPERQQRGEMRQQQWQQRGNDQQRQAQREQWRQQRGNDAQRQQWQQQRGNDQQRQQWQQRGNDQQRQAQRQQWQQRQAEQRQRGGTYDRNRDGRTDRQWDRNRDGQVDRQWDRNRNGQVDRRYDRNRNGDLDRRWDRNDNNRVDRRWDNNRNGYVDRRYRDGRNDRWDRGDRNNRWNRDWRSDRRYDWRSYRERNRSHYRMPRYYNPYRGYGYTRFSIGFSLNSLFYSSRYWINDPGYYRLPPAYGGTRWIRYYNDALLVDTYSGEVIDVIYDFFW, via the coding sequence ATGAAAAAGATGTTCGGAGGGTTGCTGATCGCTGCGACGATCCTGACACCCATCGCCCCGGCCGCCGCACAGGCGTCAGGTGAACGGGTGCAGATCGCACAGCGCGGCGACCGTGGAGACCGCGGGCCACGCGGACCCGAAGTGCGCCGCGGTGGTGGTAACGGCGATGGCCAGGCACGACCTGAACGCCAGCAGCGCGGCGAAATGCGCCAGCAGCAGTGGCAGCAACGCGGCAATGATCAGCAACGACAGGCCCAGCGCGAGCAGTGGCGCCAGCAGCGTGGCAACGACGCGCAGCGTCAGCAATGGCAGCAGCAGCGCGGCAACGATCAGCAGCGTCAGCAATGGCAGCAGCGCGGCAACGATCAGCAGCGGCAGGCGCAGCGCCAGCAATGGCAGCAGCGGCAGGCCGAACAGCGTCAGCGCGGCGGCACCTATGACCGCAACCGCGACGGTCGCACCGACCGCCAGTGGGACCGCAATCGTGACGGTCAGGTCGATCGCCAGTGGGACCGCAACCGCAACGGCCAGGTTGATCGCCGCTACGACCGCAATCGCAACGGTGATCTCGACCGCCGCTGGGACCGGAACGACAACAACCGCGTCGACCGTCGCTGGGACAATAATCGCAACGGCTATGTCGATCGCCGCTATCGCGACGGCCGAAACGACCGCTGGGACCGGGGCGACCGCAACAACCGGTGGAACCGCGATTGGCGCAGCGACCGTCGTTACGACTGGCGCAGCTATCGTGAGCGGAACCGCAGCCATTACCGGATGCCGCGCTATTACAACCCGTATCGCGGCTATGGCTACACGCGCTTCAGCATCGGTTTCTCGCTGAACTCGCTGTTCTACAGCTCGCGCTACTGGATCAACGATCCGGGCTATTATCGCCTGCCGCCGGCTTACGGAGGCACGCGCTGGATTCGCTATTACAACGATGCGCTTCTGGTCGACACCTACTCGGGTGAAGTGATCGACGTGATCTACGATTTCTTCTGGTAA
- a CDS encoding class II aldolase/adducin family protein has protein sequence MATQLKRNSKYSEAEWTARQELAACYRIFAMMGWDEMIFNHITVKVPDEDGSYLINPYGMHFSEVTASTLIKIDIDGNKVDEDNPWHVNKAGFVQHSLFHRVLPDAHAIIHTHTTATVAVCALEGGLQPVNFYACNFAGQLAYHDFEGVTVREEEGERLVQNLGDKRILMLKNHGPVVMGKTLTEAFIKYWALQRACEIQMATMSMGKPITVPQEVIAVHQRDLFMASIPGQAGKAEFDAMVRKVDKIDTSWRD, from the coding sequence ATGGCGACCCAGCTCAAGCGCAACAGCAAATATAGTGAAGCCGAATGGACGGCGCGGCAGGAACTTGCCGCATGCTACCGCATCTTCGCGATGATGGGCTGGGACGAGATGATCTTCAACCATATCACGGTGAAGGTGCCGGACGAGGACGGCAGCTATCTCATCAACCCCTATGGCATGCATTTCAGCGAAGTGACCGCCTCTACCCTCATCAAGATCGACATCGACGGCAATAAGGTGGACGAGGATAATCCCTGGCATGTCAACAAGGCGGGTTTCGTCCAGCACAGCCTGTTCCACCGCGTCCTCCCTGACGCGCATGCGATCATCCACACGCATACCACCGCGACGGTCGCGGTCTGCGCGCTCGAGGGCGGTCTGCAGCCGGTGAACTTCTATGCCTGCAACTTCGCCGGCCAGCTCGCCTATCATGATTTCGAAGGTGTGACGGTGCGCGAGGAGGAAGGCGAACGCCTCGTCCAGAACCTCGGCGACAAGCGTATCCTGATGCTCAAGAACCACGGCCCCGTCGTGATGGGCAAGACGCTGACCGAAGCCTTCATCAAATATTGGGCGCTTCAGCGCGCATGCGAAATCCAGATGGCGACGATGAGCATGGGCAAGCCGATCACCGTCCCGCAGGAAGTGATCGCCGTTCATCAGCGCGACCTTTTCATGGCTTCGATCCCCGGCCAGGCGGGCAAGGCCGAATTCGACGCGATGGTGCGCAAGGTCGACAAGATCGACACGAGCTGGCGTGACTAA
- the rpsU gene encoding 30S ribosomal protein S21, which produces MQIIVRDNNVDQALRALKKKLQREGVYREMKLRRHYEKPSEKRAREHAAAVRRARKMERKRMERDGIK; this is translated from the coding sequence ATGCAGATCATCGTTCGCGACAATAATGTCGACCAGGCCCTTCGCGCGCTCAAGAAGAAGCTGCAGCGTGAGGGCGTGTATCGCGAAATGAAGCTGCGCCGTCACTACGAGAAGCCCAGCGAAAAGCGTGCGCGCGAGCATGCTGCCGCTGTCCGCCGCGCCCGCAAGATGGAGCGCAAGCGGATGGAGCGTGACGGTATCAAGTAA
- the pyrE gene encoding orotate phosphoribosyltransferase, translating to MTDDEILAEFRAADALLQGHFLLSSGRHSEYYLQCARVLMDTERAGRLAVALAAKLPRDLKQAIDIVVSPAMGGVIIGHEMGRALGKPAIFVERPTGTFELRRGFTIEPGAKVLMVEDVVTTGLSSREAMDAVRAAGGDVIAEAALVDRSAGNVELGVPFYPLVAINFPTYADNELPPELAATEAVKPGSRSKAA from the coding sequence ATGACCGATGACGAAATCCTGGCCGAGTTCCGCGCTGCCGACGCCCTGCTGCAGGGCCATTTCCTGCTCTCCTCAGGCCGTCACAGCGAATATTATCTGCAGTGCGCGCGGGTGCTGATGGACACAGAGCGCGCCGGCCGGCTCGCCGTGGCGCTCGCTGCCAAACTGCCGCGCGACCTGAAACAGGCGATCGACATCGTTGTGTCGCCGGCCATGGGCGGCGTCATCATCGGCCATGAAATGGGCCGCGCGCTCGGCAAGCCGGCAATTTTCGTCGAGCGCCCGACCGGCACCTTCGAACTGCGCCGCGGCTTTACGATCGAGCCCGGCGCGAAAGTGCTGATGGTCGAGGATGTCGTGACCACCGGCTTGTCATCGCGCGAAGCGATGGATGCGGTGCGCGCCGCGGGCGGCGATGTAATCGCGGAGGCCGCGCTCGTCGACCGCTCGGCGGGCAATGTCGAACTCGGCGTGCCCTTCTATCCGCTCGTGGCGATCAACTTCCCGACCTATGCCGATAATGAACTGCCGCCCGAACTCGCCGCGACCGAAGCAGTGAAGCCCGGCAGCCGGAGCAAAGCGGCTTGA
- a CDS encoding heme o synthase, translating to MAQSLTHGETALPADWRDLFALTKPRVMSLVVFTALCGLLAAPVDVPPVLAFSSILAIALGAGASGALNQWYEAGLDAKMKRTAGRPLPAGRLDPQTALQFGVGLAAFSLFLMLFASNWQATLLLAVSILFYVFVYTMWLKPRTPQNIVIGGAAGAFPPLIGWVAATGSVAPLPVLLFLLIFLWTPPHFWALALFVRSDYAAAGIPMMPVVAGEKSTRRQILFYAIIMAVGAIAPWPLGYTGALYGWTAAVLSAIFVLFSVQVGTRSTGEGDTMRPEKRLFAYSIAYLFILFGAVVADHWWPL from the coding sequence ATGGCGCAGAGCCTGACCCATGGCGAAACGGCGCTTCCCGCCGATTGGCGCGACCTGTTCGCGCTGACGAAGCCGCGCGTGATGTCGCTGGTCGTGTTCACCGCGCTGTGCGGTCTGCTCGCGGCGCCGGTCGACGTGCCGCCGGTGCTCGCTTTCTCTTCCATCCTCGCGATTGCGTTGGGGGCAGGGGCTTCGGGCGCGCTCAATCAATGGTATGAAGCCGGGCTCGACGCCAAGATGAAGCGGACGGCGGGACGGCCGCTTCCGGCCGGGCGCCTCGATCCGCAGACCGCGTTGCAGTTCGGGGTGGGGCTTGCCGCCTTCTCCTTGTTCCTGATGCTGTTCGCGTCGAACTGGCAGGCGACTTTGCTGCTCGCCGTCTCGATCCTGTTCTACGTCTTCGTCTATACGATGTGGCTGAAGCCGCGGACGCCCCAGAATATCGTCATTGGCGGTGCTGCGGGCGCCTTTCCGCCGCTGATCGGCTGGGTCGCCGCGACGGGTTCGGTCGCGCCGCTGCCGGTGCTGCTGTTCCTGCTGATTTTCCTGTGGACGCCGCCGCATTTCTGGGCGCTCGCGCTGTTCGTCCGTTCGGACTATGCCGCCGCGGGCATCCCGATGATGCCCGTCGTTGCTGGCGAGAAATCGACGCGGCGCCAGATTCTGTTTTATGCCATCATCATGGCGGTTGGCGCCATTGCGCCCTGGCCGCTCGGTTACACCGGCGCGCTCTACGGCTGGACGGCGGCAGTGCTGTCGGCGATCTTTGTGCTGTTTTCGGTTCAGGTCGGCACGCGCTCGACGGGTGAGGGCGATACGATGCGTCCCGAAAAACGCCTGTTCGCTTATTCAATCGCCTATCTTTTCATTCTGTTCGGCGCGGTTGTCGCCGACCATTGGTGGCCGCTATGA
- a CDS encoding FKBP-type peptidyl-prolyl cis-trans isomerase, giving the protein MSVTTVPLRPVSKGGLWLMWFGLAALLVAGAAFAWHMTPRIGFEVVKEGTGPSPTKADVVLVKYEGKLDDGTVFDANEQAPMQVAQVVPGFSEALTRMKKGGEYKITIPAQLGYGDRAVGPIPAGSTLHFAVTLLDFRSEAEVRAMQQQMQQQQQMMQQQQMQGGAPGGPAGPPPGAPQP; this is encoded by the coding sequence ATGAGCGTAACGACGGTTCCATTGCGTCCGGTGAGCAAGGGCGGGCTGTGGCTGATGTGGTTCGGCCTTGCCGCATTGCTGGTCGCCGGGGCGGCCTTTGCCTGGCATATGACCCCGCGCATCGGGTTCGAGGTCGTCAAGGAAGGCACCGGGCCGAGCCCGACCAAGGCCGATGTCGTGCTCGTGAAATATGAGGGCAAGCTGGACGACGGCACTGTCTTCGACGCCAATGAACAGGCGCCGATGCAGGTCGCGCAGGTCGTTCCGGGCTTTTCGGAAGCGCTGACCCGCATGAAGAAGGGCGGCGAGTACAAGATCACCATTCCCGCGCAGCTCGGCTATGGCGACCGCGCCGTCGGACCGATCCCCGCCGGCAGCACGCTCCACTTCGCCGTCACGTTGCTCGACTTCCGCTCGGAAGCCGAAGTTCGCGCGATGCAGCAGCAGATGCAGCAACAACAACAGATGATGCAGCAGCAACAGATGCAGGGTGGCGCTCCCGGCGGCCCGGCCGGTCCTCCGCCCGGTGCGCCGCAGCCGTAA
- the lepB gene encoding signal peptidase I, translating into MPKDRTKGDEGWGKLIRDIVVILLLVLGIHSCVAKPFYIPSDSMMPVLRNGDRLIVSKYPYGWSYSSVSFHLAPKVAGRLFGKLPERGDIVVLEHPVTRIDYIKRVIGLPGDTIQLTNGELSINGKPVKREVQPMLSIPVDPNLPGPDSSLFRFVNRDAKGKEVLELPIVRETLPGGATFDTIDMGPGYTTDDYGPVTVPADHVFLMGDNRDGSADSRVDTSQKGLGGPVLFDAIAGRAEIISFSTDGTAEWYNPLSWFNALRSGRAGTDLRPERQGN; encoded by the coding sequence ATGCCGAAGGACAGGACGAAGGGTGACGAAGGCTGGGGTAAGCTGATCCGCGATATCGTGGTCATCCTGCTGCTTGTGCTCGGTATCCATAGCTGCGTCGCCAAGCCATTCTATATCCCGTCCGATTCGATGATGCCGGTGCTGCGCAACGGCGATCGGCTGATCGTCAGCAAATATCCTTATGGCTGGTCCTATTCGTCAGTGAGCTTCCACCTCGCGCCCAAGGTCGCAGGCCGGCTGTTCGGCAAGCTTCCCGAACGCGGCGATATCGTCGTGCTCGAGCATCCGGTGACGCGCATCGACTATATCAAGCGCGTGATCGGCCTGCCCGGCGACACGATCCAACTGACCAATGGCGAACTCAGCATCAACGGCAAGCCGGTGAAGCGCGAAGTCCAGCCGATGCTGTCGATCCCCGTCGATCCCAACCTGCCCGGCCCTGACAGCAGCCTGTTCCGTTTCGTGAACCGCGATGCAAAGGGCAAGGAAGTGCTCGAACTGCCGATCGTTCGCGAAACGCTGCCTGGCGGCGCGACCTTCGACACGATCGATATGGGCCCCGGCTACACGACGGACGATTACGGCCCTGTCACCGTACCCGCCGATCATGTCTTCCTGATGGGCGACAATCGCGACGGCAGCGCCGACAGCCGCGTCGACACCAGCCAGAAAGGCCTCGGCGGCCCCGTTCTATTCGACGCGATTGCAGGGCGGGCAGAGATCATCAGCTTTTCGACCGATGGAACTGCCGAGTGGTATAACCCATTGAGCTGGTTTAACGCTCTGCGGTCCGGGCGCGCGGGAACCGACCTGCGACCGGAGCGTCAGGGCAACTAG
- a CDS encoding AI-2E family transporter: MAATRKPAATRTAASAAAKAEAHKEAPGPTEIRSQLVRTELLKAGVWIGLALLIGVCIVLIQPILLIFAGIVMASMLDGGTRLLGRVLPIARGWRLLIVCLSLLAFLIWTIMFAGSQIADQAATLQTVVMAQIERIAEWASDHGMGNFQLDTKTITDNIAGTVGRVTAAVGTVLGGLTSLVMILVLGIFIAIEPRLYERGVAWMLPMKSRENFYITTARMGFTLRRLMAGRLLGMLVEGIGTWLACLAVGIPMAALMGLLTGLLAFIPNIGAIVSGVLLVLVGFSAGTDTGLWAIAIYFIVQTVDGYLIVPMVAKKTVDLAPALVLGAQILFGALLGLMGLFLADPIVAMIKVALEREAERNAGAANTKTAAGT; encoded by the coding sequence ATGGCGGCGACACGAAAACCGGCAGCAACGCGAACCGCTGCCTCCGCCGCCGCCAAGGCCGAGGCGCACAAGGAAGCCCCCGGGCCGACCGAGATTCGCAGCCAGCTTGTCCGCACCGAACTGCTGAAGGCCGGTGTCTGGATCGGCCTCGCGCTGCTCATCGGCGTATGCATTGTCCTGATCCAGCCGATCCTGCTGATCTTCGCAGGGATTGTCATGGCGTCGATGCTCGATGGCGGAACGCGCCTGCTCGGCCGCGTGCTTCCGATCGCGCGCGGCTGGCGGCTTTTGATCGTCTGCCTGTCGCTCCTCGCCTTTCTGATTTGGACCATCATGTTCGCGGGTTCGCAGATCGCCGACCAGGCCGCGACCTTGCAAACCGTCGTGATGGCGCAGATCGAACGCATCGCCGAGTGGGCGAGCGATCATGGCATGGGCAATTTCCAGCTCGATACCAAGACGATCACCGATAATATCGCTGGTACCGTGGGCCGCGTCACCGCTGCCGTCGGCACAGTGCTCGGCGGCCTCACCAGCCTCGTCATGATTCTCGTCCTCGGTATCTTCATCGCGATCGAGCCGCGCCTGTATGAACGCGGCGTCGCATGGATGCTGCCGATGAAGAGCCGCGAAAATTTCTACATCACGACCGCGCGCATGGGCTTCACGCTGCGCCGCCTGATGGCGGGGCGTTTGCTCGGCATGCTCGTCGAAGGGATCGGCACCTGGCTCGCCTGCCTTGCCGTCGGCATTCCGATGGCGGCGCTGATGGGCCTGCTCACCGGCCTGCTCGCCTTCATTCCCAACATCGGCGCGATCGTATCGGGCGTACTGCTCGTCCTCGTCGGCTTTTCGGCGGGGACAGATACCGGGCTCTGGGCGATCGCCATCTATTTCATCGTGCAGACGGTCGACGGCTATCTGATCGTTCCGATGGTCGCCAAAAAGACCGTCGACCTCGCCCCCGCCCTTGTCCTCGGCGCGCAAATCCTCTTCGGCGCGCTCCTGGGCCTGATGGGCCTGTTCCTCGCCGACCCGATCGTCGCGATGATCAAGGTCGCGCTGGAACGCGAGGCCGAGCGCAACGCCGGCGCCGCCAATACGAAAACGGCGGCGGGCACCTAA
- the acpS gene encoding holo-ACP synthase produces MIIGLGSDLCNIERIQASLDRFGERFENRVFTDVEKAKAARRPFTRAGTYAKRFAAKEAFSKAVGTGFKRGVFMKDIGVVNAPSGAPTLALTGGAAERLAQMIPPGHTAHIHLTLTDDHPWAQAFVIIEAIKD; encoded by the coding sequence GTGATCATCGGGCTCGGCTCCGACCTTTGTAACATAGAGCGCATCCAGGCATCGCTCGACCGCTTCGGCGAGCGCTTCGAAAATCGCGTCTTTACCGATGTCGAAAAGGCCAAGGCGGCACGGCGGCCGTTCACCCGCGCCGGCACTTACGCGAAACGCTTCGCCGCCAAGGAGGCCTTCTCCAAAGCCGTCGGCACCGGTTTCAAGCGCGGCGTCTTCATGAAAGACATCGGCGTCGTCAACGCGCCCTCGGGCGCTCCGACGCTCGCCCTCACCGGGGGGGCGGCCGAACGGCTCGCGCAGATGATCCCGCCCGGCCATACCGCGCATATCCATCTGACGCTGACCGACGACCACCCCTGGGCGCAGGCTTTCGTCATCATCGAAGCAATCAAGGACTGA
- a CDS encoding pyridoxine 5'-phosphate synthase, with translation MASRLRLGVNIDHVATIRNARGGEHPDPVRAAEIVAAVGGDGITAHLREDRRHIRDDDLARIQAATDLPLNLEMAATDEMLEIALRHKPHAACIVPEKREERTTEGGLDAAGQHNHLAPIVARLNDAGIRVSLFIEPDARQIEAAMRLRAPVVEFHTGRYAHVEGEERAAELRRLADAAALAWKNGIEPHAGHGLTYDNVVPVAAIPQLAELNIGHYLIGEAIFTGLDPAVRRMRALMDEARGAL, from the coding sequence TTGGCTTCGCGCCTGCGGCTCGGCGTCAACATCGACCATGTCGCGACGATCCGCAACGCTCGTGGAGGCGAGCATCCCGACCCGGTGCGCGCGGCCGAAATCGTCGCCGCGGTCGGCGGCGACGGCATCACCGCACATCTGCGTGAAGACCGGCGTCATATCCGCGACGACGACCTGGCGCGCATCCAGGCCGCGACCGACCTGCCGCTCAATCTGGAAATGGCGGCGACCGACGAGATGCTTGAGATCGCGCTGCGGCACAAACCGCACGCCGCGTGCATCGTTCCCGAAAAGCGCGAAGAGCGCACGACTGAAGGCGGCCTCGATGCCGCGGGACAGCATAATCACCTCGCGCCCATCGTCGCGCGGCTGAACGATGCTGGTATCCGCGTCAGCCTGTTCATCGAACCCGACGCGCGGCAGATCGAGGCGGCAATGCGCCTTCGCGCGCCCGTCGTCGAATTCCACACCGGGCGTTATGCGCATGTCGAGGGTGAGGAACGCGCCGCGGAACTCCGCCGCCTCGCCGACGCAGCGGCGCTCGCGTGGAAGAACGGGATCGAACCCCACGCCGGTCACGGCCTCACCTATGACAATGTCGTTCCGGTGGCAGCGATTCCGCAACTCGCCGAACTGAACATCGGCCATTACCTGATCGGCGAGGCGATTTTCACCGGGCTCGACCCGGCGGTGCGCCGGATGCGCGCGCTGATGGACGAGGCGCGAGGCGCGCTGTGA
- the ctaD gene encoding cytochrome c oxidase subunit I, whose protein sequence is MTDIAATAPAHGHDHAHDDHDHDTPSFFVRWFMSTNHKDIGTLYLIFAIIAGIVGGALSGMMRLELAHPGIQYLGTWAQALGGAQDLTAAKHFWNVMITAHGLIMVFFMVMPAMIGGFGNWFVPLMIGAPDMAFPRMNNVSFWLTAVAFVMLVGSMFVPGGSGNGAGTGWTVYAPLSTSGSVGPAVDMAIFSLHLAGAASILGAINFITTIFNMRAPGMTLHKMPLFVWSVLVTAFLLLLALPVLAAAITMLLTDRNFGTTFYDAAGGGDPVLYQHLFWFFGHPEVYIMILPGFGIVSQIISTFSKKPVFGYLGMAYAMVAIGVVGFIVWAHHMFTVGMSVNLKMYFTAATMVIAVPTGIKIFSWIATMWGGSMTFKTPMMWSLGFIFMFTVGGVTGVVLANGGVDTNLHDTYYVVAHFHYVLSLGAVFSLFAGFYYWFPKMSGRMYSEALGQLHFWVFFIGVNVMFFPQHFLGQQGMPRRYPDYAEAYAHWHLISSYGYVIMGVGMLFFFANILYSLFAGKKAADNPWGEGATTLEWTLSSPPPFHQFNELPRIA, encoded by the coding sequence ATGACCGATATCGCAGCGACTGCACCCGCGCACGGCCACGACCATGCGCATGACGACCACGATCACGACACGCCCAGCTTTTTTGTCCGCTGGTTCATGTCGACGAACCACAAGGACATCGGCACGCTCTATCTGATCTTCGCGATTATCGCGGGAATCGTGGGCGGCGCGCTTTCGGGCATGATGCGCCTCGAACTCGCGCATCCCGGTATCCAGTATCTCGGTACCTGGGCACAGGCGCTCGGCGGCGCGCAGGACCTGACGGCCGCGAAGCATTTCTGGAACGTGATGATCACCGCGCACGGCCTGATCATGGTGTTCTTCATGGTCATGCCCGCCATGATCGGCGGCTTCGGCAACTGGTTCGTTCCGCTGATGATCGGCGCGCCTGACATGGCGTTCCCGCGCATGAACAACGTCAGCTTCTGGCTCACCGCCGTTGCTTTCGTGATGCTCGTTGGATCGATGTTCGTTCCGGGCGGTAGCGGCAATGGCGCCGGCACCGGTTGGACGGTCTATGCGCCGCTGTCGACCAGCGGTTCGGTTGGACCGGCCGTCGATATGGCGATCTTCTCGCTCCACCTTGCGGGCGCGGCATCGATCCTCGGTGCGATCAACTTCATCACCACCATCTTCAACATGCGCGCGCCGGGCATGACCCTGCACAAGATGCCGCTGTTCGTGTGGTCGGTGCTCGTTACCGCCTTCCTGCTGCTGCTCGCGCTGCCGGTTCTTGCCGCGGCGATCACGATGCTGCTGACCGATCGCAACTTCGGCACCACCTTCTATGATGCGGCAGGCGGCGGCGACCCCGTCCTCTATCAGCATCTCTTCTGGTTCTTTGGTCACCCCGAAGTGTACATCATGATTCTGCCGGGCTTCGGCATCGTCAGCCAGATCATCTCGACCTTCAGCAAGAAGCCGGTGTTCGGTTACCTGGGCATGGCTTACGCGATGGTCGCGATCGGCGTCGTCGGCTTCATCGTGTGGGCGCACCACATGTTCACGGTCGGCATGAGCGTGAACCTCAAGATGTACTTCACCGCTGCGACGATGGTCATCGCGGTCCCGACGGGCATCAAGATCTTCAGCTGGATCGCCACCATGTGGGGCGGCTCGATGACGTTCAAGACGCCGATGATGTGGTCGCTCGGCTTCATCTTCATGTTCACCGTTGGCGGCGTGACCGGCGTCGTGCTCGCCAATGGCGGCGTCGACACCAACCTGCACGACACTTATTATGTCGTCGCGCACTTCCACTATGTGCTGTCGCTGGGCGCGGTCTTCTCGCTCTTCGCCGGCTTCTATTACTGGTTCCCGAAGATGTCGGGCCGGATGTACAGCGAAGCGCTTGGCCAGCTGCACTTCTGGGTCTTCTTCATCGGCGTGAACGTCATGTTCTTCCCCCAGCACTTCCTGGGTCAGCAGGGCATGCCGCGCCGTTACCCCGACTATGCGGAAGCCTATGCGCATTGGCACCTGATCTCGTCGTACGGCTATGTGATCATGGGCGTCGGCATGCTCTTCTTCTTCGCGAACATTCTTTACTCGCTGTTCGCCGGCAAGAAGGCCGCCGACAATCCGTGGGGCGAAGGCGCAACGACGCTCGAATGGACGTTGTCGAGCCCGCCGCCGTTCCACCAGTTCAACGAACTGCCCCGGATCGCGTAA
- the coxB gene encoding cytochrome c oxidase subunit II — protein MKSLKTLVIAAALSLGAVGAGHAQAPAAAPAEAPAATAPANPAPATADAAAPAATPVATTAAAPAGDATYVPMKPTPGVGQPVDAGIDFQPQVSPVGEQAYWFNHVILLPVITVITLIVLGLLLWVMFRFRAKANPVPSKTTHNTFIEIIWTAIPVLILAVIAVPSIRLLAQQYEPPKKDALTIKVTGYQWYWGYAYPDQGIGEYVSKILPEKDAVARGEPYHLAVDNRMVVPVGRQVKLIITGADVIHSFAVPAFWTKMDAVPGRANETTFTANKVGVYYGQCSELCGVDHGYMPIAVEVLPVDKWEAWVRSKGGNPKGPEAAAPAAAAPAPAAAPAAAPAAAPAAATTEAAPAAAPAAAPAAKN, from the coding sequence ATGAAGAGCTTGAAAACCCTTGTAATTGCGGCGGCTTTGTCGCTCGGCGCGGTGGGCGCCGGTCATGCGCAGGCACCTGCTGCGGCTCCGGCCGAAGCACCCGCCGCGACGGCTCCGGCGAATCCGGCTCCGGCCACCGCCGATGCGGCTGCTCCGGCAGCGACGCCGGTCGCGACGACCGCCGCGGCACCGGCTGGCGATGCGACTTATGTCCCGATGAAGCCGACCCCCGGGGTTGGTCAACCGGTCGACGCGGGCATCGATTTCCAGCCGCAGGTCAGCCCGGTCGGCGAACAGGCTTACTGGTTCAACCATGTCATCCTGCTGCCCGTCATCACGGTGATCACGCTGATCGTCCTCGGGCTTCTGCTCTGGGTGATGTTCCGCTTTCGCGCCAAGGCGAACCCGGTGCCGTCGAAGACGACGCACAACACCTTCATCGAAATCATCTGGACCGCAATTCCGGTGCTGATCCTCGCGGTGATCGCGGTGCCGTCGATCCGGCTGCTGGCCCAGCAATATGAGCCGCCGAAGAAGGACGCGCTGACGATCAAGGTCACGGGTTACCAATGGTATTGGGGCTATGCCTATCCCGACCAGGGTATTGGCGAATATGTCTCGAAGATCCTGCCCGAGAAGGATGCCGTCGCGCGCGGCGAGCCCTATCACCTCGCCGTCGACAACCGTATGGTCGTCCCCGTCGGTCGTCAGGTGAAGCTGATCATCACGGGCGCCGATGTGATCCACAGCTTCGCGGTCCCGGCCTTCTGGACCAAGATGGATGCGGTCCCCGGCCGCGCCAACGAAACGACGTTCACCGCGAACAAGGTCGGCGTTTACTACGGTCAGTGTTCGGAACTGTGCGGCGTCGATCATGGCTATATGCCGATCGCTGTCGAGGTGCTTCCGGTCGACAAGTGGGAAGCCTGGGTCCGCTCGAAGGGCGGCAATCCCAAGGGCCCTGAAGCCGCCGCGCCTGCCGCTGCTGCTCCGGCACCCGCCGCCGCTCCGGCTGCTGCGCCTGCCGCGGCCCCTGCTGCCGCCACGACCGAAGCTGCACCGGCAGCGGCGCCCGCCGCCGCGCCGGCCGCAAAGAATTAA
- a CDS encoding (2Fe-2S)-binding protein, producing the protein MTRFSVNDRPVEYRMEPETPLLWALRDASNLTGTKYGCGTGECGACTVDIDGEAIRSCMVTIAECEGRFVTTIEGLARDRSHAVQQAWVAEQVPQCGFCQSGMIMAAAALLRSNSNPSDAEIDAAMTNICRCGTYPRIRTAIRLAGRVIRGEERIAAAPPPGIRPEDAAQAVPALRLPPGS; encoded by the coding sequence ATGACGCGATTCTCGGTCAACGACCGCCCGGTCGAATATCGCATGGAACCCGAAACGCCCCTGCTGTGGGCGCTTCGCGACGCGTCGAACCTGACGGGTACCAAATATGGCTGCGGCACCGGCGAGTGCGGCGCGTGCACCGTCGATATCGATGGCGAGGCGATTCGCAGTTGCATGGTCACGATCGCCGAATGCGAGGGCCGCTTCGTCACGACGATCGAGGGCCTGGCGCGTGACCGCAGCCATGCGGTTCAGCAGGCGTGGGTCGCCGAGCAGGTACCGCAATGCGGTTTCTGCCAGTCGGGGATGATCATGGCCGCCGCCGCGCTCCTCCGATCGAACAGCAACCCAAGCGATGCCGAAATCGACGCGGCGATGACCAATATCTGCCGCTGCGGCACCTACCCCCGCATCCGGACCGCGATCCGCCTCGCCGGGCGCGTGATCCGCGGCGAGGAACGCATCGCGGCCGCGCCGCCGCCCGGTATCCGTCCCGAGGACGCGGCACAGGCCGTCCCGGCGCTACGTCTGCCGCCGGGAAGCTGA